A single window of Modestobacter italicus DNA harbors:
- a CDS encoding PHA/PHB synthase family protein: MSAAPQSREPAAKAVPAPSSATGGNPDSEPERVAEAATGLDMILTDAALGPLRRLLPPLSTSLRFTAALARHPRTVAGHTGHLVGEWGRIGLGRSEVAPGPKDKRYADPAWSGNGLLKRAMQAHLVAAETATKLVDDAQLPWAHDERVRFSVTNIVEALAPSNNPVLNPSALKAVIDTGGKSAVSGTRRLVRDLSSAPRIPSMVEPDAFEVGKDLARTPGVVVLRTPVFELIQYQPTTPTVHAVPLVMVPPTINKFYIADLAEGRSIVEHVVAGGQQVFMMSWRNPDARHADWGLDTYGQAVLDAMAAAERITGAEQINLMSFCSGGIITAMVLGHLAAIGEANRVSSVCYAVTVLDQARGGTAGAFLDEKSAQAATRASAKKGYLDGATLAEVFAWLRPNDLIWNYWVNNYLQGKPPPAFDILYWNADTTRMTAALHRGFLDMSVNNSLTKPGTATMLGTPVDLSAVTLDSYVVAGIADHICPWQSCYATTQLLGGDTRFVLSTSGHIASLVNPPTNPKSTWRTAPTDIADADEWLASAHTEKGSWWTDYARWVGERSGDEVDAPTELGGGEPTLGPAPGTYVFDK; this comes from the coding sequence ATGAGCGCCGCTCCGCAGTCGCGCGAGCCCGCCGCGAAGGCCGTCCCCGCGCCGTCGTCGGCCACCGGCGGCAACCCGGACAGCGAGCCGGAGCGGGTCGCCGAGGCGGCCACCGGGCTGGACATGATCCTCACCGACGCCGCCCTCGGGCCGCTGCGCCGGCTGCTGCCGCCGCTGTCGACCAGCCTGCGGTTCACCGCCGCCCTGGCGCGGCATCCCCGCACGGTGGCGGGCCACACCGGTCACCTGGTCGGGGAGTGGGGCCGCATCGGGCTCGGTCGCTCCGAGGTGGCGCCCGGACCCAAGGACAAGCGCTACGCCGACCCCGCGTGGTCGGGCAACGGACTGCTGAAGCGGGCGATGCAGGCGCACCTCGTGGCGGCCGAGACGGCGACGAAGCTGGTGGACGACGCGCAGCTGCCGTGGGCCCACGACGAGCGGGTCCGCTTCTCGGTGACCAACATCGTCGAGGCGCTGGCCCCGAGCAACAACCCGGTGCTCAACCCCTCGGCGCTGAAGGCGGTCATCGACACCGGCGGGAAGAGCGCGGTCTCCGGCACCCGCCGGCTGGTGCGTGACCTCTCCTCGGCGCCCCGGATCCCCTCGATGGTCGAGCCGGACGCGTTCGAGGTGGGCAAGGACCTCGCCCGCACCCCGGGCGTGGTCGTGCTGCGCACCCCGGTGTTCGAGCTGATCCAGTACCAGCCGACCACCCCGACGGTGCACGCCGTCCCGCTGGTGATGGTGCCGCCGACGATCAACAAGTTCTACATCGCCGACCTCGCCGAGGGGCGCAGCATCGTCGAGCACGTGGTCGCCGGCGGTCAGCAGGTCTTCATGATGTCCTGGCGCAACCCCGACGCCCGGCACGCCGACTGGGGTCTGGACACCTACGGCCAGGCCGTCCTGGACGCGATGGCCGCCGCCGAGCGGATCACCGGCGCGGAGCAGATCAATCTGATGTCCTTCTGCTCCGGCGGGATCATCACGGCGATGGTGCTGGGCCACCTCGCCGCGATCGGCGAGGCGAACCGGGTCTCCTCCGTCTGCTACGCCGTGACCGTGCTCGACCAGGCCCGCGGCGGGACAGCCGGGGCCTTCCTGGACGAGAAGAGCGCCCAGGCCGCCACCCGGGCGTCGGCGAAGAAGGGCTACCTCGACGGCGCGACGCTGGCGGAGGTCTTCGCCTGGTTGCGCCCGAACGACCTGATCTGGAACTACTGGGTCAACAACTACCTGCAGGGGAAGCCGCCGCCTGCGTTCGACATCCTCTACTGGAACGCCGACACCACCCGGATGACCGCCGCGCTGCACCGCGGGTTCCTGGACATGTCGGTGAACAACTCCCTCACCAAGCCGGGCACGGCCACGATGCTCGGGACGCCGGTGGACCTGTCCGCGGTCACCCTCGACTCCTACGTCGTCGCCGGGATCGCCGACCACATCTGCCCGTGGCAGTCCTGCTACGCGACCACCCAGCTGCTCGGCGGGGACACCCGGTTCGTCCTGTCCACCAGCGGGCACATCGCCTCGCTGGTGAACCCGCCGACCAATCCGAAGTCGACGTGGCGGACGGCGCCGACCGACATCGCCGACGCCGACGAGTGGCTCGCCTCCGCGCACACCGAGAAGGGGTCGTGGTGGACCGACTACGCCCGCTGGGTGGGCGAGCGCTCCGGCGACGAGGTCGACGCCCCGACCGAGCTCGGTGGCGGTGAGCCGACCCTGGGTCCGGCCCCCGGCACGTACGTGTTCGACAAGTGA